From a single Chitinivorax sp. B genomic region:
- a CDS encoding NADP(H)-dependent aldo-keto reductase, with product MQTIQLPHSNLIVSRICLGTMTWGEQNTEAEAHSQLDYAFSRGVNFIDAAEMYPVPAKPETQGLTERYLGSWLKKQDRSRVIVATKVAGPSRGLDWLRNGEAPQLDARQIRMAVEASLKRLQTEYIDLYQLHWPARYVPMFGQVGYDPNQARPAPAIEAQLDALAGLIREGKIRHIGVSNETAWGVCQFTKQAELRGLPRIISIQNAYSLLNRTFEMGVAETCHHEQVGLLAYSPMAFGLLSGKYLANPQADGRLTRFPQFGGRYHKPYVSDATAAYVALAKEHGLSPAQMALAFVNSRWFVASNIIGATTLQQLEENIDSASLQLSDHVLSGIEAIHQRHPNPVQ from the coding sequence ATGCAAACCATTCAGCTTCCTCATTCCAACCTGATCGTGTCTCGAATCTGCCTGGGTACCATGACCTGGGGGGAACAAAACACCGAAGCTGAAGCACATAGCCAGCTTGATTACGCTTTTTCACGCGGTGTCAATTTCATTGATGCGGCAGAAATGTACCCGGTACCCGCAAAGCCGGAGACTCAGGGACTGACAGAGCGTTATTTGGGTAGCTGGCTGAAAAAACAGGATCGCAGCAGGGTGATCGTTGCCACCAAAGTGGCCGGCCCATCTCGTGGGCTGGATTGGCTACGCAACGGCGAAGCACCACAGCTGGATGCGCGACAGATTCGGATGGCGGTGGAAGCCAGCCTGAAGCGGTTGCAAACAGAATATATCGATCTGTATCAATTGCATTGGCCAGCCCGTTATGTGCCGATGTTTGGCCAAGTCGGCTATGACCCAAACCAGGCGCGGCCCGCACCTGCCATCGAAGCGCAGTTGGATGCATTGGCCGGGCTCATCCGTGAGGGCAAGATTCGGCACATTGGTGTCAGCAATGAAACCGCCTGGGGGGTGTGCCAATTCACCAAGCAGGCTGAGCTTCGTGGATTACCACGGATAATCAGCATCCAGAACGCCTATAGCCTGCTCAACCGCACTTTTGAAATGGGGGTGGCCGAGACTTGTCACCACGAACAGGTTGGTTTGCTGGCATACAGCCCGATGGCGTTTGGGCTGCTGTCAGGCAAGTATCTGGCGAACCCTCAGGCCGATGGCCGTTTGACACGCTTTCCACAGTTTGGTGGCCGTTATCACAAACCCTATGTCAGCGACGCGACCGCAGCCTATGTGGCATTGGCGAAGGAACATGGGTTATCTCCGGCTCAAATGGCGCTGGCGTTTGTCAACAGCCGCTGGTTTGTCGCCAGCAATATCATTGGTGCGACAACCCTGCAACAACTTGAAGAAAACATCGACAGCGCCAGTTTGCAGCTTAGTGATCACGTTTTGAGCGGAATCGAGGCAATCCACCAACGACATCCGAACCCGGTTCAATAG
- a CDS encoding energy transducer TonB, giving the protein MEQSTKPWRPAVFFSTALSSSVLLHYLLIFGITVYSDQPSPQRRQSIELRLSPRQPVVSSATSQLSTTPTTVEKSPLKLPMPKQAKPPAVPALPAIISETDSLAIAAGEPVAPIAALPLPAPWLPSLGVIEAPDLTYYETSELDTPAEPEQPITPFLPLWALQDETKKVIGRAVLRLWINEQGGVDELEVVESNPLDLMDENALYVWRHAKFIPAMKNGKQVRNQKLIEVTFGDQTKLSPDQVIVIEPAIEPGSDVVGGLPRFRSKRDH; this is encoded by the coding sequence GTGGAGCAATCGACAAAACCATGGCGTCCCGCCGTTTTCTTCAGTACAGCATTGTCATCATCAGTGCTGCTGCATTACCTGTTGATCTTTGGTATCACGGTCTATAGTGACCAGCCAAGCCCTCAACGCAGACAATCAATCGAGTTACGCCTGTCACCACGGCAACCGGTTGTTTCATCTGCAACGTCGCAACTCAGCACTACACCAACAACCGTCGAAAAATCTCCACTTAAACTGCCAATGCCCAAGCAGGCCAAACCGCCTGCGGTACCGGCGTTGCCTGCCATCATCAGTGAAACGGACAGCCTGGCCATTGCAGCGGGTGAACCCGTTGCACCGATCGCTGCTTTGCCTTTGCCTGCACCATGGTTGCCCAGCCTGGGGGTCATTGAAGCACCGGACCTGACTTACTACGAAACCAGCGAACTGGATACCCCTGCCGAGCCGGAACAACCCATTACACCATTTCTGCCATTGTGGGCGTTGCAGGATGAAACCAAGAAAGTCATTGGCCGAGCAGTGTTGCGCCTGTGGATCAATGAACAAGGTGGCGTGGACGAGTTGGAGGTCGTGGAATCCAACCCGCTGGATTTGATGGATGAGAACGCACTCTATGTGTGGCGTCATGCCAAATTCATCCCCGCGATGAAAAATGGCAAGCAGGTGCGTAATCAGAAACTGATCGAGGTCACGTTTGGCGACCAGACCAAACTTTCCCCCGATCAGGTGATTGTGATCGAACCGGCTATTGAACCGGGTTCGGATGTCGTTGGTGGATTGCCTCGATTCCGCTCAAAACGTGATCACTAA
- a CDS encoding DsbC family protein, with protein sequence MLKFGRASASIAVTLALAACLPNSTVAADKTVAEKGPIKPALAEEIKKKLAERVPNARIDSVNTTPIPGLYEVVVNKRNVVYVDRDAKYLLDGELVDLTTRKSLTESRVADLRKVDFASLPFDDAIKVVKGKGERKLAVFSDPDCPFCKRLETSLKDMDNVTIYTFLYPLAQLHPDAHRKSALVWCSADRAAAWTALMLENKVPEGEAKCDTPMTKIAALAEQFGISGTPGIVFPNGKLVPGAIPREQIEQELGAAK encoded by the coding sequence ATGTTGAAATTCGGGCGTGCAAGCGCATCTATTGCTGTTACGCTGGCGCTGGCGGCATGCTTGCCCAATTCCACGGTGGCAGCCGATAAAACTGTTGCCGAAAAAGGCCCGATCAAACCCGCCCTGGCGGAAGAAATCAAGAAAAAACTGGCGGAACGTGTACCCAATGCACGTATCGACAGCGTCAATACCACACCGATTCCCGGCCTGTACGAAGTGGTCGTGAACAAACGTAATGTGGTGTATGTCGATCGTGATGCCAAATACCTGCTGGATGGCGAACTGGTAGACCTGACCACCCGCAAGAGCCTGACTGAGAGCCGTGTGGCTGATCTGCGCAAGGTCGATTTTGCGTCGTTGCCTTTCGATGATGCAATCAAGGTTGTCAAAGGCAAGGGGGAGCGCAAGCTGGCCGTATTCTCAGATCCGGATTGCCCATTCTGCAAGCGCTTGGAAACGTCGCTGAAGGATATGGATAACGTCACCATCTATACTTTCCTGTACCCGTTGGCGCAATTGCACCCTGATGCTCATCGCAAATCTGCACTGGTATGGTGTTCGGCTGATCGTGCCGCAGCATGGACAGCATTGATGCTGGAAAACAAGGTACCGGAAGGCGAAGCGAAGTGTGATACCCCAATGACCAAGATCGCTGCATTGGCTGAGCAATTTGGTATTAGCGGTACACCGGGCATCGTTTTCCCGAATGGCAAGCTGGTGCCGGGCGCCATCCCGCGCGAACAGATCGAGCAAGAACTGGGCGCAGCCAAGTAA
- a CDS encoding UbiH/UbiF family hydroxylase has product MMQHDFDVAIVGGGLVGTSLALALANSRLRVVLVEGRKPTALPASDSWDSRIYAISPGSQQFLEELGAWQHMAKDRLGPVSQMLVRGDAHDARLAFSADDVRVPQLACILENRLLQDALWQAVQAAENVSIICPAEPAQVELGGRMANLTLAGGQTLTTQLVVGADGANSWVRSQAGISAAPRLYQQKGVVANFLCEKPHGQIARQWFFPDGILAWLPLPGNRMSMVWSTWDAKADELAGLDPTALCERVAAAGGHELGTLTLITPAAVFPLRLLHLDRIVAPRLALIGDAAHNVHPLAGQGVNLGFQDARTLARVLKSAVPGEDLGEHLLLRRYERARKEDVLAMQVVTDGLQRLFNNDNSLLGWLRNTGLAMTDRLGPIKHRLIRHALG; this is encoded by the coding sequence ATGATGCAGCATGACTTTGACGTAGCCATTGTAGGTGGCGGCCTGGTGGGCACCAGTCTGGCGTTGGCATTGGCCAATAGTCGGCTTCGTGTGGTGTTGGTTGAAGGACGCAAACCTACCGCATTGCCAGCAAGCGATAGCTGGGACTCTCGAATTTATGCGATCAGCCCTGGCAGCCAGCAGTTTCTGGAAGAGCTGGGTGCCTGGCAGCACATGGCCAAGGATAGGCTTGGCCCCGTTAGTCAGATGCTGGTGCGTGGCGATGCGCATGATGCCAGACTCGCGTTTTCCGCTGACGATGTGCGTGTACCGCAACTGGCGTGCATTCTGGAAAACAGGTTGCTGCAAGATGCATTGTGGCAAGCTGTGCAGGCCGCCGAAAATGTTTCAATCATTTGCCCGGCAGAACCCGCCCAGGTCGAGTTGGGTGGACGGATGGCCAATTTGACATTGGCTGGTGGGCAGACATTGACCACGCAACTGGTGGTCGGGGCAGATGGGGCCAACTCGTGGGTGCGTAGTCAAGCGGGCATCAGTGCAGCACCGCGTCTCTATCAGCAAAAAGGTGTCGTGGCGAATTTCCTGTGTGAGAAGCCACATGGGCAAATTGCGCGCCAATGGTTCTTTCCCGATGGCATTTTGGCCTGGTTGCCGCTACCGGGGAACCGGATGTCAATGGTATGGTCTACCTGGGACGCCAAGGCCGATGAATTGGCTGGACTTGATCCTACTGCATTGTGTGAACGGGTGGCCGCCGCTGGCGGACATGAACTGGGGACGCTGACATTGATCACTCCGGCGGCAGTATTTCCGTTGCGATTATTGCATCTGGATCGTATTGTGGCCCCCCGGCTGGCCCTGATTGGTGATGCTGCCCACAATGTACATCCGTTGGCGGGACAGGGGGTCAATCTTGGTTTCCAGGATGCACGTACCCTGGCCCGGGTACTGAAAAGCGCCGTGCCGGGAGAGGACCTGGGTGAACATTTGCTGTTGCGCCGTTATGAGCGTGCACGCAAAGAAGATGTATTGGCAATGCAGGTCGTGACTGATGGCCTGCAACGCCTGTTCAACAACGACAACAGCCTGCTTGGCTGGTTGCGTAACACCGGTTTGGCAATGACCGACCGGTTGGGCCCGATCAAGCATCGGCTGATTCGTCATGCATTAGGTTAA
- a CDS encoding FAD-dependent monooxygenase, translating into MANRIASLPEHLDVAIVGGGPVGAALALSLQGQGLIVGVFEARASLPSQDPRALALSWGSVQTLQGLDVWHPIPQATAIETVHVSQRQGFGHATLSHTELDVPALGYVVNYGDLAGALNAALAAAPIHFHTGVQLDMVKPLAGYVALRLNQGHVQKLVTASLLVVADGGKGLTELPGIERRHQDYGQHAVVCDVRTDQPQQHIAYERFSDDGPMALLPRGEGYALVWTCRSEAVEACLALSDTAFLTQLQARFGNRAGQFVSVGARAAFPLALRRLVSPISVRTVLIGNAAQVLHPVAGQGFNLGLRDAMALAKVVKESKRDELGSRNMLNRYAKRRALDATSTTAFTDGLIKLFAMPGSAASTARGSGLALLDMVPAARKRLTQHMVFGAGI; encoded by the coding sequence ATGGCAAACCGAATTGCAAGCTTGCCAGAGCATTTGGATGTGGCAATCGTTGGCGGCGGGCCGGTTGGGGCGGCATTGGCCTTATCGTTGCAAGGGCAGGGGCTGATTGTGGGTGTATTCGAAGCCCGTGCCAGTTTACCAAGCCAGGACCCACGTGCACTTGCACTGTCCTGGGGGAGTGTACAGACCCTGCAGGGATTGGATGTATGGCACCCAATTCCGCAAGCGACTGCCATCGAAACGGTGCATGTGTCGCAGCGCCAGGGTTTCGGTCATGCCACTTTGTCTCATACTGAGTTGGATGTGCCAGCCTTGGGCTACGTGGTGAATTATGGAGATTTGGCCGGAGCCTTGAATGCGGCACTGGCGGCAGCCCCAATCCACTTCCACACGGGTGTGCAATTGGATATGGTCAAGCCGTTGGCCGGGTATGTGGCCCTGCGATTGAATCAGGGACATGTTCAAAAGCTGGTGACCGCCAGCCTGCTGGTCGTAGCGGATGGCGGCAAGGGTTTGACTGAGCTGCCGGGCATTGAGCGCCGGCATCAGGACTATGGCCAGCATGCGGTGGTATGTGATGTCCGCACTGATCAGCCGCAGCAGCATATTGCATATGAGCGTTTCTCGGATGATGGGCCGATGGCGTTGTTGCCGCGTGGTGAAGGATATGCACTGGTCTGGACTTGCCGGAGTGAGGCCGTGGAGGCTTGTCTGGCGTTATCTGATACGGCGTTTCTGACGCAGTTGCAAGCGCGCTTCGGTAACCGTGCCGGTCAATTTGTTTCAGTAGGCGCTCGAGCGGCTTTTCCGCTGGCGTTACGTCGTTTGGTCAGTCCAATCAGCGTACGAACCGTTCTGATCGGCAATGCTGCTCAGGTATTGCACCCAGTTGCTGGCCAAGGTTTCAATCTGGGACTGAGAGATGCGATGGCCCTGGCCAAAGTGGTGAAGGAAAGCAAGCGTGACGAGCTGGGTAGCCGCAACATGCTGAATCGCTATGCCAAGCGTCGTGCGTTGGATGCCACCAGTACGACGGCGTTCACCGATGGACTGATCAAATTGTTTGCCATGCCCGGCAGTGCTGCCAGTACGGCACGGGGCAGTGGTTTGGCTTTGCTGGATATGGTGCCAGCAGCCCGCAAGCGACTGACTCAACATATGGTGTTTGGGGCGGGGATATGA
- the pepP gene encoding Xaa-Pro aminopeptidase, whose product MTQLALTIARRARLAGQMKHGVAVIPTSTEVIRNADSTYPFRFDSSFFYLTAFPEPDAILVIVAGNASKSILFCRDKDLEREIWDGFRYGPAAAKEKFGFDEAWSLNDIDARLPELLYEQSRFYSAIGADAVWDARVMGWLNATRRKSRHANVAPIELADWRPLVNEMRLIKDEQELGVMRRAAQISRDAHIRAMQFAAPGCFEYEVEAELMHEFYRRGSRAPAYGSIVATGANACVLHYGENTAQLKDGDLLLIDAGCELEGYASDITRTFPVNGKFSGPQRDVYEIVLAAQQAAIDVLRPGCGWHDSHQAAVRILAQGMIDLKWLTGTVDEAIESEAYRQFYMHQTGHWLGLDVHDVGEYKQQGTWRALQPGMVLTVEPGLYVRPTDKVPAAFWNIGVRIEDDVVITTTGYEVLTDGTPKTVVDIEAAMAAR is encoded by the coding sequence ATGACCCAACTTGCGCTGACCATCGCTCGCCGTGCCCGTTTGGCAGGACAGATGAAACATGGTGTCGCTGTCATTCCGACTTCAACGGAAGTGATTCGTAACGCTGATTCCACCTATCCATTCCGGTTTGATAGTTCGTTTTTCTATCTGACCGCTTTTCCTGAGCCAGATGCTATTTTGGTGATCGTGGCGGGCAATGCCTCGAAAAGTATTTTGTTCTGTCGTGACAAGGATCTGGAGCGCGAGATTTGGGATGGTTTCCGCTATGGCCCTGCAGCTGCCAAAGAAAAGTTTGGTTTCGACGAGGCTTGGTCGTTGAACGACATTGATGCCCGTCTTCCAGAGTTGTTGTACGAGCAGTCCCGCTTTTATTCGGCCATTGGGGCGGATGCCGTTTGGGATGCACGTGTCATGGGATGGCTGAATGCAACCCGCAGAAAGTCGCGTCATGCCAACGTTGCACCCATTGAATTGGCAGATTGGCGGCCTCTTGTGAATGAAATGCGTCTGATCAAGGATGAGCAGGAGCTGGGTGTGATGCGTCGTGCTGCGCAGATTTCGCGGGATGCGCACATTCGTGCGATGCAGTTTGCCGCGCCCGGTTGCTTTGAGTATGAAGTTGAAGCCGAGCTAATGCATGAGTTCTATCGCAGGGGTAGTCGTGCACCAGCCTATGGCAGCATTGTGGCGACGGGGGCGAATGCATGTGTGCTGCACTATGGTGAAAACACCGCGCAACTGAAAGATGGCGATCTGCTGCTGATTGATGCGGGTTGTGAGCTGGAAGGCTATGCCAGCGATATCACCCGCACCTTTCCGGTCAACGGCAAGTTCTCCGGCCCACAGCGGGATGTCTATGAGATCGTGCTGGCAGCACAACAAGCAGCGATTGATGTCTTGCGACCTGGCTGTGGTTGGCACGATTCACACCAGGCTGCAGTGCGGATACTGGCTCAAGGCATGATTGACCTGAAATGGCTGACAGGCACTGTGGACGAAGCCATCGAGTCTGAGGCCTATCGTCAGTTTTACATGCATCAAACAGGTCACTGGCTTGGGCTGGACGTGCATGATGTGGGTGAATACAAGCAACAGGGCACCTGGCGTGCATTGCAGCCTGGTATGGTGCTGACGGTGGAGCCTGGCTTGTATGTCCGTCCAACCGACAAGGTGCCGGCGGCATTTTGGAATATAGGCGTCCGTATTGAAGACGACGTAGTCATCACGACAACAGGTTACGAGGTGTTGACTGATGGCACACCCAAAACAGTGGTGGACATAGAAGCTGCCATGGCAGCAAGGTAA
- a CDS encoding thioesterase family protein has protein sequence MNLYFRFLITLLRTLLAKRGEVMAPARQRFRCMPWDCDINLHMTNSRYLSFMDLGRTYLLGTSGLLGTLLKHKWGPVAQAVDMTFIREIGPFQQFELVTRLLCWDDKYWYIQQDFEADGKLCASAVLRGLFVQGRNKIPSSMVLGSLGYHEPSPPFPAHVEAWTVAFQLKKSSAQ, from the coding sequence ATGAATCTCTATTTCCGTTTCCTGATCACCCTGTTACGTACCTTGCTTGCCAAACGTGGCGAGGTCATGGCACCAGCCCGCCAGCGTTTTCGCTGCATGCCATGGGATTGCGATATCAACCTGCACATGACCAATTCACGCTATCTGTCGTTCATGGATCTGGGCCGCACCTATCTGCTTGGCACATCCGGACTGCTTGGAACACTGCTCAAACACAAGTGGGGCCCAGTCGCGCAAGCTGTAGACATGACCTTCATTCGAGAAATTGGACCGTTTCAACAATTTGAACTGGTCACCCGCTTGCTTTGCTGGGATGACAAATACTGGTACATCCAGCAGGATTTCGAGGCAGATGGGAAGCTCTGCGCCTCAGCAGTATTGCGCGGCCTGTTTGTCCAAGGCAGGAATAAGATTCCGTCATCCATGGTGCTAGGTTCGCTGGGTTACCATGAGCCATCTCCTCCATTCCCCGCTCATGTAGAAGCTTGGACTGTTGCATTTCAACTGAAAAAATCATCGGCCCAATAG
- a CDS encoding enoyl-CoA hydratase, whose translation MQTVVVEDDVTSLVLRERHEGIVQLTLNRPKQQNAMSSQLISRLQIELDAIALDESIRVVVLAARGPAFCSGHDLKEIQGRYTREHCVALFRQSSRLMMTMTRMPQPIIAKVHGMATAAGCQLVANCDLAVASTSAKFATSGINIGLFCATPAVAISRSLPRKVAVEMLLTGDSIDAHTAFVRGMVNRVVSPEHLDEETMRLAKSICDKPASSIMAGKQMFYRQLDMGLEQAYQYAAEVMALNVMSDDAREGITAFLEKREPIWHTD comes from the coding sequence ATGCAAACCGTTGTCGTTGAGGATGACGTTACCTCGCTTGTGCTCCGTGAGCGCCATGAAGGCATTGTTCAACTAACGTTGAATCGTCCCAAGCAACAGAATGCGATGTCCAGCCAGCTGATTTCGAGACTGCAGATCGAGTTGGATGCGATTGCGCTGGATGAATCGATACGTGTGGTGGTTCTGGCTGCACGTGGCCCTGCTTTTTGTTCCGGGCATGATCTGAAGGAAATCCAGGGGCGTTACACCCGAGAACATTGTGTCGCATTGTTCCGGCAATCCAGCCGGTTGATGATGACCATGACCCGCATGCCACAACCGATCATTGCCAAAGTCCATGGCATGGCGACCGCTGCGGGATGCCAGCTGGTGGCAAATTGTGACTTGGCGGTAGCTTCCACATCGGCAAAGTTTGCAACCTCTGGTATCAATATCGGCTTGTTCTGCGCCACGCCTGCAGTTGCAATCAGTCGGAGCTTGCCTCGAAAGGTCGCGGTGGAGATGCTATTGACTGGTGATTCTATCGATGCGCATACAGCATTTGTGCGGGGGATGGTCAACCGAGTGGTGTCACCGGAACATCTGGATGAGGAAACCATGCGTTTGGCCAAATCGATTTGTGATAAGCCTGCCTCCTCAATCATGGCCGGCAAGCAGATGTTCTATCGCCAACTGGATATGGGATTGGAACAGGCTTATCAGTACGCCGCTGAAGTGATGGCACTGAATGTCATGTCTGACGATGCGCGAGAAGGTATAACGGCCTTTCTGGAGAAACGAGAGCCTATCTGGCACACCGATTGA
- a CDS encoding helix-hairpin-helix domain-containing protein has protein sequence MRKLLLTLLTLFTLMGSAFAAVDLNSATQQQLEGLPGIGPAKAKAILDYRQKNGSFKAAEEIMKVPGIKQATYDKIKGELTVGGKGPAKPADAKATKPSEAKKDEKKK, from the coding sequence ATGAGAAAGCTGCTACTGACGTTGCTGACGTTGTTTACCTTGATGGGAAGTGCGTTCGCTGCTGTAGACCTGAATTCTGCCACGCAGCAACAATTGGAAGGTTTACCTGGCATTGGCCCAGCGAAAGCAAAGGCGATTCTGGACTATCGTCAGAAGAATGGTTCGTTTAAGGCCGCGGAAGAGATCATGAAAGTGCCAGGTATCAAGCAGGCGACTTACGACAAGATCAAAGGCGAATTGACCGTGGGCGGCAAGGGGCCGGCGAAGCCAGCTGACGCAAAGGCGACAAAGCCGTCGGAAGCCAAAAAAGACGAGAAAAAGAAGTAA
- the gyrA gene encoding DNA gyrase subunit A — MEQFAKETIPVSLEEEMRKSYLDYAMSVIVGRALPDVRDGLKPVHRRVLFAMHEANNVWNRPYVKCARIVGDVMGKYHPHGDASIYDTLVRMAQDFSMRYMLVDGQGNFGSIDGDNAAAMRYTECRLERISGELMADIDKETVDFVPNYDGKEQEPSVLPTRLPNLLINGQTGIAVGMATNIPPHNLSEVIDGALALLRNADLTVDDLMEYIPAPDFPTAGIVYGISGVREGYRTGRGRVVMRARTHIEDVGKDKQAIIVDELPYQVNKKNLIEKIAQLVRDKEIDGIADLRDESDKSGLRVYIELKRNEMPDVVLNNLYKQTELQCTFGMNMVALVDGQPRLLNLKQILECFLRHRREVVTRRTVYELKKARERAHVLEGLAVALSNVDEVIALIKASPTPPEAKLALMSREWRSGLVEEMLSRVASESARPEWLSPEFGLKSQGYKLSDTQAQAILDMRLQRLTGLEQDKLQAEYREVMDKILDLLDILAKPERVTQIIGNELADTKQMFGDARRSEIIPFGEDISLEDLITPQDMVVTLSHGGYMKAQPLDDYRSQRRGGRGKQATATKEDDFIDNLFIANTHDYVLCFSSLGRVYWIKVYEVPQGGRTARGKPIVNLLPLQDGEKINAILPVKTFDENHYVFMATSLGTVKKTPLSDFSRPLRKGIIAVDLDEGDYLIGVAITSGKHQVMMFSDAGKAVRFDEQDVRAMGRQARGVRGMLLQSGQAVISMLVADSEDWQVLTATENGYGKRTSIGEFRFTSRGTQGVIAVDLTEKTGQKLVAATLVQPTDEVMLITTGGVLIRTKVSEIRETGRAAQGVRLINLDEGEKLSGLEKVQETEGDENEEGDLEVEGELEEGSDSADE, encoded by the coding sequence ATGGAACAGTTCGCAAAAGAGACCATACCCGTCAGCCTTGAAGAAGAAATGCGCAAGAGCTACCTCGACTATGCAATGAGCGTAATCGTGGGGCGTGCGCTGCCGGATGTGCGGGATGGTTTGAAGCCCGTGCATCGCCGTGTGTTGTTTGCAATGCATGAGGCCAATAATGTCTGGAACCGTCCGTATGTAAAGTGCGCGCGTATCGTCGGTGACGTCATGGGTAAGTACCACCCGCATGGTGACGCCTCGATCTACGATACGCTGGTGCGTATGGCGCAGGATTTCAGCATGCGCTACATGCTAGTCGACGGCCAGGGTAACTTTGGCTCGATCGATGGTGACAATGCTGCGGCCATGCGCTATACCGAGTGCCGTCTTGAACGTATTTCAGGCGAGTTGATGGCGGATATCGACAAGGAAACGGTCGATTTCGTACCCAACTATGACGGTAAAGAGCAAGAGCCGTCGGTCTTGCCCACGCGATTGCCCAACCTGCTGATCAATGGTCAGACTGGCATTGCCGTTGGTATGGCCACTAACATCCCGCCACACAATCTCTCCGAGGTCATTGACGGTGCGTTGGCGTTGTTGCGCAATGCTGATTTGACGGTCGACGATTTGATGGAGTACATCCCGGCACCGGATTTCCCGACAGCAGGCATCGTTTATGGTATCAGCGGTGTGCGCGAGGGCTACCGTACCGGTCGGGGGCGTGTGGTGATGCGCGCTCGCACTCACATTGAGGATGTGGGCAAGGATAAGCAGGCTATCATCGTTGATGAGTTGCCTTATCAGGTCAACAAGAAGAACCTGATCGAAAAGATTGCCCAACTGGTCCGTGACAAAGAGATCGATGGCATTGCCGATCTACGTGATGAATCAGACAAATCGGGCTTGCGCGTTTATATCGAGCTGAAGCGCAATGAAATGCCCGATGTGGTGCTCAACAACCTGTATAAGCAGACCGAGCTGCAATGTACCTTTGGTATGAACATGGTGGCACTGGTCGACGGCCAACCACGATTGTTGAACCTGAAGCAGATTCTGGAATGTTTCCTGCGCCATCGTCGTGAGGTCGTTACCCGCCGTACTGTCTATGAACTGAAAAAGGCACGGGAACGGGCGCATGTACTGGAGGGCTTGGCCGTTGCGTTGTCCAATGTGGATGAAGTGATTGCGCTGATCAAGGCCTCACCAACTCCACCTGAAGCCAAGCTGGCGTTGATGTCTCGCGAATGGCGCTCTGGTTTGGTTGAAGAAATGTTGTCCCGTGTGGCCAGTGAATCTGCCCGGCCAGAATGGTTGTCACCTGAATTCGGTTTGAAATCCCAGGGCTACAAATTGTCCGACACGCAGGCGCAGGCGATTCTGGATATGCGCCTGCAGCGACTGACTGGCCTGGAGCAGGACAAACTGCAAGCCGAATACCGAGAAGTCATGGACAAGATCCTTGATTTGTTGGATATCCTGGCCAAACCGGAACGGGTCACCCAGATCATTGGCAATGAGTTGGCCGATACCAAGCAAATGTTTGGCGATGCCCGTCGTTCCGAGATCATTCCGTTTGGCGAAGACATCAGCCTGGAAGACCTGATTACACCGCAGGACATGGTCGTGACTTTGTCACATGGCGGTTATATGAAGGCGCAACCACTGGACGATTATCGTTCGCAGCGCCGTGGTGGTCGGGGCAAGCAGGCAACGGCGACCAAAGAAGATGATTTCATCGACAACCTGTTCATTGCAAATACCCATGACTATGTACTGTGCTTCTCCAGCCTAGGGCGGGTGTACTGGATCAAGGTCTATGAGGTGCCGCAAGGTGGTCGTACCGCTCGTGGTAAGCCGATCGTCAATCTGTTGCCGTTGCAGGATGGTGAAAAGATCAATGCGATCCTACCGGTGAAGACATTCGACGAAAATCACTATGTGTTCATGGCTACCAGCTTGGGCACGGTGAAGAAAACACCGCTGTCGGATTTCTCGCGCCCGTTGCGGAAGGGCATCATTGCGGTGGATTTGGACGAGGGCGATTACTTGATTGGTGTCGCGATTACGTCTGGTAAGCATCAGGTCATGATGTTCTCGGATGCCGGTAAGGCGGTTCGTTTCGATGAGCAAGATGTGCGTGCCATGGGCCGACAGGCTCGTGGTGTGCGCGGCATGCTGTTGCAGTCGGGGCAGGCAGTGATTTCCATGTTGGTGGCGGACTCTGAAGACTGGCAAGTGTTGACTGCGACTGAAAATGGTTACGGTAAACGCACCTCAATCGGTGAATTCCGCTTTACCAGTCGTGGTACGCAAGGTGTGATTGCTGTTGATTTGACGGAGAAAACGGGCCAGAAGTTGGTTGCAGCCACATTGGTGCAACCTACTGATGAAGTGATGCTGATTACGACAGGAGGGGTGCTGATTCGTACCAAAGTCAGCGAAATTCGTGAAACTGGCCGTGCTGCCCAAGGCGTTCGACTGATCAATCTGGATGAAGGTGAGAAGCTTTCCGGTCTGGAAAAGGTTCAGGAAACCGAGGGGGATGAAAATGAAGAAGGTGACCTTGAGGTTGAGGGGGAGCTGGAAGAGGGAAGCGACAGTGCGGATGAATGA